A stretch of DNA from Mycobacterium senriense:
GTTGTCGGTGTTAAAGCCCTCGGCATGTCCACGGATGGTGTAGGTGTGTCCCTGCAGGGTTACCTCAGCGGCGCCCTGGAGGTCTTCGGCGTAGCCGCCGGTGAAGCCGCCGAGATCGCTGATGTTGACCGACTTGGCGGCCAGCGAACTTTCGTTGGAAATAACCACTTTTGTTCCTGACGCAGCGTCACCGATAGTAACCGCAGTTAGCGATCCCATCGGCATGCACTTCACCACATGGGTCTCCGGAAGCGCATGATCGTTAATCGTTACCTGCGCGGTTTCCGGGGGCAACGTACCCGGCGGAGGTGCGGCTGCGCGGGACGGTGAGCATGCCTCGACACTCACTGCCACCAAAACGATCGCGGACGCGTTGCGGAACAGCTTCTGCACGGGCGCACCCCATTCCATCTCGCCGTCTTCCCCGACTCCGCACTAAGAGCAAGGTCGACACCGCCAGACCCTCAGCGCCGGCTTGCTCAGCAAGGCGAGCGGCCGGCTAGGTTAAAACCAACGGTATCCGACTTTGGCGTCGTGGTCACCGCGATCGCGATGTATTCGTTGACAACCGTTTTCGTGCGCAGACCGGTCGGGTGCTCAGTCAATCACCACGTCGATGATGCGTCGTATCAACGAGGACAACCAGGTTGAAGTGCTGACAGGGCGGCCGTTACAGCCGCGACTTGACATCGCCGCGAGGTTATCGCCGAGGAGTTAGCGAGGCGACGAGCAAGTCGCGCAGTACGCCCTCGTCACCACCGTCATCAGGGTCGGCGGGTTCAGCGATAAGGCTGAAGTTGATGCGGACAATCCAGCGAGCGAGGGTATCAGCGGGAACATCGCGGCGAATGTCGCCGGCCGCGGCAGCAGCCTCGACGCGCCGCACCAGCGCGTCAGCGAGCTTGGCTCGCCACAACTCAGAGCCTTCGGCGGCATGATAGGCATCACCGACATGCTGATGGTCGTCGATCAGTGATCGCATCACCGGTGAGCCCCGGGCGATGTCGATTCCCCGCATGCATGCGGCGACAAGCTGAGTCAGAAAGGGCTCCTCAGTCTGCCAACATTGATCGACGGCGTGCAGAGTAACGGTGAGCACTCGCATGAAGGAGGCCGCCAGCAGAGCGTCCTTGCTCGGAAAGTAGTAGTACACCGTCGACCGGTGCACGCCTGCGCGCCGGGCGATGTCGCCCATCCGGGTGTGCACGGGCCCCTTATCCGAGTAGCAGGAATCGGCCGCGGTCAGCAACCGTTCGCGCGCCTCATCATCTGCCGGCGAGTCCGTCCCGGCTGGCCTCGGGCGACGGCCTCTGGATTGGGCGGTCACACCAGCACACTACGGCCTGCGAGCTGTGGCGGTGACGCGATGCGAATGGCGCGGCACGGCCTCGGTGGCGGTGTGAGCTGCTGCGCTCCGAGAGGCACGGCGGACTCGTGGCGGCACCACCGCCTGTTCCCCGATGGGTGAGGCCCAGCGAGCTTGGCCGGCTGCCCGGGAATCCGGCGATGAAGGCAAGCCCGCATGCCAATGAGGTAGGCGACATCCGGCGAGTTAACCGGTTAGCAATTGTCCAGCAGCGTGCCTGACCCACTGCTGCTCAGCGGTGCAGAGTTCCTCGAGATTCTCCAGCAATGCTCCGAGAAATGAGCTAACGATACAAACCGATATATAGATAACTATTTAGCTTTACCCGCCACTTCGGTCGGCCGCTTTTGTGCGCTGGATCACCGTCCTCCGTGCGGCAGAGTAAGGCTCAGGCGGGAGGCCAGTTAGTCGCGATCGGCGATTAATTGCGGTGCCCTGCGGGGGTCGGTGTTGACCCGTGCTGGTATGCGCCGCATGAGCGGGTTTGGCGCCCGGAGGGTTGAAGGCCGCACTGACGCTAGAAGGTTCGCAGTCGTGCCGTTGCGCGTAAGCGCAGTTCAGGACCCCATCGGCGGCCCGACGCGCCCTGCGAGCGCCCCGTCGATAAGAGCTCGGAGGCGGGCCGGTGTGCACTCGATTCTGCTCCACTGCGAGCTGCGATGGTGGAAATGCAAAAGATGAATACACACATTATTGCGCCGATTCACGTCGCAATCCCATTTATTATCTCCGATGCCAATAAGAAAGCTTATTGAAGCATCATTCCTTGGAGCAAAGACCATTATCGAGCGGCCGAGGTTTAAAATGACGACAGCGACGACCGGAAACAGATCTACGAATTTTATAGTTTCTGACTGCTGAGCGTAATTCCTTATTTATAGCCAAATCAGGTAATCCCTAGCAAACTCAGCGTGTTGGACTGGTCGCGATGCGGGTGATGCTTTGCAGGGGCGCCTCTCATCCGGTTGGATGCGGCCGATCACCCGATGCTTGCGATATCTACGAGGTCTGATGGGTGCGGCACTGTTGGACAGGGATGCAGCGGGGCCCAGCGGACACGACCGTCCCGCCTGGGGAGATTACGACATTTACGCCAAAAATGTCGGAACCTACAGCAAACCATGGTAGTTGCGCTCGCGTCACTTAGCGGGTTTGTCCAAAATGGCGTTTGTCGATGTTGCCTTGCCTTAATGTAATGGTGTAGCGTCCCGCTGTGCTCTGGGCCACAACGTTCGAAAGGAAGCAGCACGTCATACCTGCTGCGGGGAGGATTCATCGTCTAATGTCGGCTCCGGCTGGTTACAAACGAGTGCGCTAGTGGTAGTGGCGGACACAGCACCTATTCCCGCCTTGACTGGTCCGCCGGAGGAGGGCGTGGTGGTCGAGTCGCCGGGAACCGCTCGGCTGGCGGTTGGCGGTAAGCCACTGCGCGAGGTAGGCAGCTACTTCGCATTGACCCTCGACGTCTTGGTGCAACTGGTGCACCCGCCGTTCGCGTGGCGGGAATTCGTCCATCAGGCGTGGTTCGTGGCTCGGGTGTCGATCGCCCCGACGATCTTGTTGTCGATTCCGTTCAACGCGCTCAGCGTCTTCATCATCAACGTTCTGCTGGTCGAGATCGGCGCCGCCGACGCATCAGGTGCTGGGGCCGCGTTGGCGAGCGTGGCATACATCGGCCCGATAACCACGGTGCTGGTCGTCGCCGGTACCGGCGCTACTGCGATTTGTGCTGACCTGGGCGCTCGGACCATCCGCGAAGAGCTCGACGCGATGCGGGTGATGGGGATCAACCCGGTGCAGCGACTGCTGGTACCCAGGGTCCTGGCGCTGTGCCTCAACGGGTTGTTGCTCAATTCGATCAACACCATCGTCGGCTTGGTCGGCAGTTTCTTCTTCTCGGTCTACTTTCAGCACGTCACTCCGGGTGCCTGGGCGGCGAGCCTGACGCTACTGGTCAAGATCGCCGACGTGGCCATCGCCTTCTTCAAGGCGGCGTTGTTCGGCCTGGTTGCTGGGACCATCGCCTGCTACAAGGGCGTCACGGTCGGTGGGGGACCCCAAGGTGTCGGCAACGCGGTCAATGAAACCGTGGTGTACACGTTCATGGCCTTGTTCGTGATCAACGTCGTGCTAGTTGCGGTCGGCACGAAGGTGACGATGTGACTGTAGCCCCCGCCCGCCACCACGCGATGAGCGTGGTGCCCGCACCGCCGCGATTCGCGCGATTCTCGGTCACCCTGCGTCGCTGGGGCGCCGGGTGGAATCGGCTCGGAAGCCAAACCGCGTTCTACGCCAAGGCACTGAGCCTGATGTGGGATGCGGTCGCGCGCTACAAGGCTGAGACGCTGCGCCTGATCGCCACGATGAGTATGGGTATCGGTGCGCTGGCCATCATCGGCGGCACCGTGGTGGTTGTCACCACCCTGGTCATGTCGACCGGATCATTCGTCGGTATCCAGCTCTACCGATCGCTCTCCGACGTCGGTGTGCAGGCTTTGAGCGGGTTCGCCTCGGCCTACATCAACACCCGTTTCGCCGCGCCCCTGACCGCCGCTATCGGGCTTGCCGCGACGATCGGCGCCGGAGCCACGGCACAGCTAGGAGCTATGCGCATCAACGAGGAGATCGACGCCCTTGAAGTGATGGGCATCCGTGCGATCAGCTACCTGGCCTCAACGCGAATCGTGGCCGGCGTACTGGTTACCGTTCCGTTGTGGTGCCTGTCGTCGCTGGCTGGATATTTGGCGACCCGAACTCTGGTGGTCTTCGGCTTCGGGCAGCCCACCGGGGTCTATGACCACTACTTCCACACCTACCTGCAGCCCACCGACCTGATCTGGTCACTGCTGCAAGTGATTGCGACGGCAACAGTAGTCATGCTGGTGCACACCTACTACGGATTCAACGCCACCGGCGGCCCAGCCGGCGTCGGTGAAGCTGTCGGCCGCTCGGTGCGCGCCTCACTGGTCGTGGCGGTTACGGTGCAGTTGGCGGTGGCAATGGCCGCCTACGGGGTGTCCGGCGACTTCAATCTGTCGGGATAGCGTGCGATGAAGAAGCTACACCGTGAAGCTGGCCTGCCCCCAGCGCTGTGGACTCTCATCCTCTTCGTCGCGATCACCGGCTTGGTGGTGCTCACGGTGGCGGCGTTCAACAGGGACCTGAGGCCCTATGCGAGGGTCACACTCACCTCCGATCGCTCAGGCCTCATCATGGAACCCGGCGCCAAGGTGAAGTTGCGCGGTGTTCAGGTTGGCCGGGTTACCTCGATTCATTCAGGCGATCCCGTGACGCTGCGCCTGGAGCTCTACCCCGAGCAGCTCAAATACATCCCGGCCAACGTCACCGCTCAAATCACCGCCACCACGGCGTTCGGCGGCAAATACGTCGATCTTCAGATCCCTGAAAGCCCGAGCCCCAAACGGCTGGCGTCGGGCGCTGTCGTGCGGTCACGCAACGTGACCACCGAGGTCAACACCGTGTTCCAGAACCTTGTCGCGGTGCTCAATCAGGTCGACACCCCCAAGCTGAACGCCATACTCACCGCGCTGGGCGACGGGTTTCGCGGGAAAGGTGCAGCCCTCGGTCAGGCCACCAGTGACCTCAACGAAGTCCTGGGGGCGATCAATCCTCGCAGCGAGACGATCCGTGCCGACTTTCGCGCACTCCAAGGATTCAGTGACACCTACAGCGCGGCCGCTCACGACATCGTTACGGTGCTCGATGCGGCCAGCACCACAAGTGCAACCGTCAGCAAGAACGCTCGCGCGCTGGACTCGCTGCTGCTCAACGTCGTCGGGCTTTCCGAGAGCGGAATCAATTTGATCGGCCCGAATAAGGACAACCTCGTGCACGGCGTCAACTTGCTCGAGTCGACCACTCGGCTGCTGATGAAGTACAACCCCGAACTGACCTGCACGCTGCTCGGCGCCAAGTATGACTCTGAGTTTTTCTCCGACGTGTCGGGCGGCCACAACGGGTATTCGGTCACCCTCGACGTCGCATTGCTGCTGGGTGACGAGGCGTACCGATTCCCCGATAACCTCCCGATCAACGGGGCCAAAGGGGGCCCCGGGGGGCAGCCTGGTTGCGGATCGCTACCCGACGTCTCCAAGAACTTCCCGCAGCGCTATCTCGTCACCAACACCGGGTGGGGGGGCGGCCTCGATATGCGACCCAACCCCGGCATCGGTTTCCCCGGATACGTCGATTACGCCCCGGTCACCCGTGGAACGCCGCAGCCGCCCAGCCTTCGCCACCCGGGAGGGACGGCACCTGGTCCGATCCCGTACCCCGGCGCGCCACCGTACGGGGCGCCGCAGTACGCGCCGGATGGAACGCCGCTGTACCCGGGTTTGCCACCCGCGCCTCCGCCGGGACGACCGCGAGAAGCTGGCCCGCCACCGGCGGGGTCTGAACCCTTCGTGCCGCCAGCGCCGCCGGCAGTCGAACCGACCTGCGGAGTCGTCACCCAGGTGTGCGACCCGCTGCCGCCGCCACCATATGTCCCAGGCCCATGACTGCGGTCGCCTTGAGAAGAGTTAGGGGAGCGCAGACATGAAAGAGAACCTAACCGGGACCCTGTGGCGCCTCGCCATCTACGTCGTCGTCTCTGTTCTGGGCATGTTCACGCTGGTCGCCGTTTTCGGGCAGCTGCGCTTCCAGTCTGAGAAGACCTACAAAGCGCAGTTTGCGAACGTGTCGGGGTTGGAGGGTGGGAACTTCGTCCGGATCGCCGGTGTCGAGGTCGGCAAGGTCAAGAACATCACCATCGAGCCTGACTCCACGGTCCTCGTCGAATTCACTGCGGCAGACAGGGTCGTGCTCACCGAGGGAACGAGGGCCGCCATCCGTTTCGCCGACCTCACCGGCGGCAGGTACGTGGCACTAGAAGAGGGGGCGGGCAATATCAGGCGACTCAGTCCGGGCGGGACCATCCCCTTGGCTCGTACCGAACCGGCGCTTGATCTGGACGCGTTGATAGGCGGTTTCCGGCCGCTGTTCCGGGCACTGGACCCAGACCAGGTCAACAAGCTGACCGGGCAACTCATCGCGGCCTTCCAAGGTCAGGGCGGCACGATTGGCTCGTTTCTCACCCAGGCTGCCGCCCTGACTAACACTTTGGCCGACCGCGACCAGCTGATCGGCCAGGTCATTGTCAACTTGAACACCGTGCTCGGTTCGCTCGGCGGCCAAAGCGGCCAGTTCGCGCGTGCCGTCGACTCACTGTCCGAACTGGTGGCAGGGCTTGAGGCCCGCAAGCAGGACATCAGCAACGGCGTGGCGTACGCGAATGCCGCCGCTGGGTCGATCAGCGATCTGCTGGCCCAAGCCCGGCCGCCCGTGAAAACGGTTGTGCACGAGGCGGATCGGACCGCGACGACCGTGCTGGCTGACCACGACTGGCTGGAAAGGTACCTCGACAACTGGCCCGACGCGTTCAAGATACTTAACAGGCAAGGCTTATATGGAGATTTCTTCAGCTTCTACCTGTGTGACATCGTGCTGAAGGTCAACGGCAAGGGCGGGCAGCCGGTGTATATCAAGGTGGCCGGCCAGGCCAGCGGCAGGTGCACGCCGCGATGAAAACGTTCTCCGAACGCAATCCGTTCCTCATCGGCGCCATCGGGCTGGGCGTGGTTTTCACCCTTATGTTGCTCTCCTTGAACTACGACAAGCTTCCGTTCTTCCACAGCGACAGAACGTATTCGGCATACTTCGCCGAAGCGGGCGGCCTGGGGAGCGGCAACCACGTGCAGATATCGGGTTTTCGGGTCGGGCAGGTCGACAGCGTCGATTTGGACGGACCGCGCGTGCTGGTCAAGTTCACCGTCGCCAGAAATGTCCGACTCGGTGAGCGCACGGAGGCAGCGATCAAATTGCGGACAGTGCTGGGTAGCAAAGTCCTCGAGGTCAGCCCTCGTGGTGAGGGTCAGCTGAGCGGACCGATCCCGCTGGAGCGGACCACATCGGCCTATCAGCTGCCTGACGCGCTCGGTGACCTCACCGCGACGATCAGCGGTCTCAACACCGACCAGCTGTCGAAATCGCTTGCGGTACTGGCCAACACCTTCGCTGACACCCCACCCGACCTGAAGGCAGCGGTGCAGGGGGTGGCGCGCTTCTCGCGCACCCTGGATGAACGCGACGGCCAGTTGCGGACCCTGCTGAGGAACGCCAATAAGGCGACCACCGTCCTGGCCGAGCGCAGCGACGAAGTGGCCAAGCTCGTCCGCGACACCAACTCGCTTTTGACGCAACTGAGAAGCCAAAGCAGCGCGCTGGACCAGATTTCCAACAACCTTGCTGCGCTGGCCCGCCAACTCAAAGGTTTCATCGCCGAGAACCGCGACACGATGAAACCCGCCCTCGACAAGCTTAACGGTGTGCTGGAGATCGTCGACAAACGCAAGGAGAACGTACAGAAGGCGCTCGTCGGGCTCAATAAGTACGCTCTGGGTCTGGGTGAATCGGTCTCTTCCGGGCCCTTTTTCAAGGCCTATGTCGTCAATCTTTTCCCTGGACAGTTTGTGCAGCCTTTCATCGATGCGGCGTTCTCCGACCTCGGCCTGGACCCGAATGTGTTGCTGCCTAGTCAACGCGCAGACCCTCAGGTTGGCCAGCCGGGGACACCGCCGCTGCCGATGCCGTTCCCGCGGACCGGCCAGGGCGGACCACCGCGGATGACTCTGCCCGACGCCATCACCGGCAATCCGGGTGACCATCCTTGTGGCCTGGGCGCAGCGGGGTCGGGCCCCGGCTGTTATCCCTACCGGGAGCCGCTGCCCGCGCCGCCCCCCGGTGGGCCGCCGCCGGGGCCGCCGGCGCTGCCGGGCCAGGGCGCCGGACAGTCAGCACCCTTGCCGGGGCCAGCGCAGCCAGGCGAAGGGGGTGGCTTACGTTGAATACCCGCAGCGCGAGAATCGGTATGGCCATCGCTCTGATAGCGGTGCTGCTCGGCGGAATTGTCACCGTGGTACGGTCGGCCGCGGGGGTCGGTCGCACCACTGTCATCGGATACTTCGCCAACAGCACTGGCCTCTACAACGGTGACAACGTCGTTGTTCTCGGCGTGCCTGTCGGCAAGATCGAAAAAATCGAACCCCAACCCGATCATGTGCGAATCACCTTCTGGTTCAACGACAAATATAAGGTTCCCGCGGACGTCAAAGCAGCCATCCTGTCGCCCTCGCTGGTGACGCCCCGGTCCATTCAGTTGACCCCCGCCTATACGGGCGGTCCGGTGCTAGCAGACCATGCAGTGATCCCGCAGCAACGTACCGCGGTACCAGTGGAATACGACGACTTCCGCCAGCAGCTGGAGAAGCTGACGCAGGTGCTGCAGCCGACTGCACCGGGTGGAACCAGCACCTTGGGGGAGTTCATCAACACCGCGGCCGACAACCTGCGGGGCCGGGGTCCAGACATCCGTAACACTGTCATCGAACTCTCGCAGGCGATTTCAGCGCTCGGCGACCATAGCAGTGACCTGTTCAGCACCGTGAAAAACCTGTCCGTTCTGGTCTCCGCGTTGCACGACAGCAGCGACCTACTCCAACATCTGAATCAGAACCTTGCCGCGGTCACAGGTCTGCTCGCCAACGACCCCAGCGAGGTTGCGAATGCTGTCCGCAACCTCAACGACGTAGTTGGCGACGTCCGAGGCTTTGTCGCCGAGAACCGGGAAGCGCTGGGTACGACGACGGACAAATTGGCGTCAGTGACTCAAGCCGTGAACGACAGCCTCGGCGATGTTAAGCAACTGCTGCATACCGCCCCGACGGCCTTTCAGAACTTCCTCAACATCTATCAACCCGCACAAGGGACGTTGACCGGTGCGCTGGCCTTCAACAACTTCGCCAACACAATCCAATTCCTTTGTGGGGCAGTTGAAGCCGCATCACGTCTCGGTGCCAAAGAATCAGCCAAGTTATGTGTGCAGTACCTGGCGCCGATTATCAAAAACCGCCAAGTGAATTTTCCGCCGTTAGGTGAGAACCTCTTCGTCGGGGCGGCAGCGCGCCCCAACGAAATCACCTATAGCGAGGACTGGTTGCGCCCGGATTATGTTCCGCCGCACCCTGACTCCCCGCCAACGCAGGGCGACCCGGGACCGCCGGCCGCTGGGCCGGCCCCGGCCGATACCCCACCGCCGGCAGCCGACGCACCGCCGCCTGCGCAGGCGGCGCCAACGAACCCGGCCGACGGTTTACGCGGAATGATGGTGCCGTCCGGAGGTGCACAATGAGCCGATCACCACTTTGTCGTCGCGCGATGATGGTGCTTCTGGCAGCGGTGACGCTTACAACACTGTCCGGTTGCGGGTTTCGAGGTCTGAACTCAATCAGTTTGCCCGGGACCAAAGGCGGCGGTCCGGGCGCGTATACCATCCGAGCGCAGATGCCCGATGTGCAGAATCTGCAACAGAATTCGCGGGTCCGGGTCAACGATGTGACGGTCGGCAACGTTACCGACATAGAACTTCAGGGTTGGAATGCACTGGTCACCATGACGATCGACCGCGATGTCGACCTGCCCGCCAATGCGACCGCTACCCTTGGTCAAACCAGCTTGCTCGGTTCGGTGCATGTCGAACTGGCGCCTCCAGTCGGGGTAGCCCCGCAGGGCAAGCTGAGAAACGGTTCGTTGATTCCGCTGTCGTCGGCCGGCGCCTATCCGTCCACCGAGCGGACACTGGCGGCCGTGTCACTGCTACTCAACGGCGGTGGCCTGGGTCAGATTCAAGACATCACCAAGACTCTGAGTACCGCTTTCAGTGGGCGCGAGCAAGATCTGCGAAACCTGCTGAATCAACTCGATACGTTTGTCGGCTACCTCAACGACCAAAAAAGCGACATCATTGCGGCAACGGACCACTTCAACAATCTCGTCGGTCAATTCGCCGATCAGAAACCGATTATCGACAAGGCACTGAAGACCATTCCGCAAGCGTTGACGGTGCTCAAGGACCAGCGAGAGAACCTCTCTAATGCCCTGGACCAAGTCGGCAAGTTGAGCGCGCTCGCCGCCGACTCGGTTAACAAGACCAAGGAAAACCTCATCAAGGAATTGAAAGACCTTGGCCCCGTGCTGCAATCGCTGGCCGACGCGGGTCCGGCGCTGACCCGCTCGTTGGGCTTCCTCGGAACATTTCCGTTCCCCGCATCGACACTCAGCAACTGGGTGCGCGGCGACTACGCGAACTTGACGGCAGTCATCGACTTGACGCTGAGTCGGCTCGACGCGGGGTTCTTCACGGGCACCCGGTTCGAGTGCAATCTGACCGAGCTTGAATTGCAGTGGGGCCGCACCATCGGGCAAATGCCCAGCCCCTGCACCGCAGGCAGCCAGTACAACCCTGGTAACCCCTTGGTCGTTCCCTACCATTTCGATCAGGGGCGCTGAGATGCTGCATCTGACCCGGCGCATCAAGATCCAACTGACTGTTTTCACGGTGATCAGCCTGAGCGCAGCCTCGCTCATGTTCTTCAACTACATGCAGATCCCGACGGTGTTCTTCGGGGTCGATCGCTACACGGTCACTGTGGAGCTGCCTCAGGCCGGCGGGCTTTACCCAGGCGGCAACGTCACCTACCGAGGCGTCGAGGTGGGTCGCGTGCAAGAGGTACAGCTGACCGCGACCGGCGCCGAGGCCGTGCTTCAGCTCAATTCTGATGTCCACATTCCTGCCGACCTGAATGCGCAGGTACACAGTGTCTCGGCGGTCGGCGAGCAATACGTCGAGCTGCTGCCACGTGGTGGGCAGGGGCCGTCGCTGAAGAACGGTGACGTGATCCCGATCGACCGCAGTTATGTTCCACCAGATATCAATTCGCTGCTGGCAGCTACCAACCGCGGCCTTGCCGTGATCCCGCGTGACAACCTCAAGACGGTGGTGGACGAGTCGTATACCGCCGTGGGCGGGCTCGGCCCGGAGCTTTCCCGGCTGATCAGCGGGACGTCGAAGTTGGCGACCGACAGTCGCCAGAACCTCGATGCGCTTGTGAATCTGATCGATGGGTCAAAGCCGTTGCTGGACAGCCAGACCCAGTCAGCAGATGCGGTCCAAGGGTGGGCCGCCCATCTGGCGACGCTCACTTCCGAGCTGCGCGATAACGACTCCTCGGTCGCAGGCCTAATACGAGAGGGCGGCCCGGCGGCCGCCGAGGCCCGGCAGTTGTTCGACCGGCTCAATCCCACGCTGCCGATCGTGCTGGCCAACCTGGTCAGTGTCGGGCAGGTAGGCGTCACATACCGGGACAACCTCGAATCCTTATTGGTCGAGTTGCCTCAGGGGACAGCCGACATCCAAGCGACCGGTGTGGCCAACAAAAACACCAAGCAGGCTTACAACGGTGCGTTCCTGAGCT
This window harbors:
- a CDS encoding MCE family protein, whose product is MLHLTRRIKIQLTVFTVISLSAASLMFFNYMQIPTVFFGVDRYTVTVELPQAGGLYPGGNVTYRGVEVGRVQEVQLTATGAEAVLQLNSDVHIPADLNAQVHSVSAVGEQYVELLPRGGQGPSLKNGDVIPIDRSYVPPDINSLLAATNRGLAVIPRDNLKTVVDESYTAVGGLGPELSRLISGTSKLATDSRQNLDALVNLIDGSKPLLDSQTQSADAVQGWAAHLATLTSELRDNDSSVAGLIREGGPAAAEARQLFDRLNPTLPIVLANLVSVGQVGVTYRDNLESLLVELPQGTADIQATGVANKNTKQAYNGAFLSFNLNLNWPPPCTTGFLPIQQQRAASYEDYPDSPNGDIYCRVPQDSMLNVRGAHNLPCETRPGKRAPTVKLCESDQTYVPLNDGFNWKGDPNATYSGQGIPQFRPGDEPPGQVPPPSPPGPPPLPIAAVQYDPATGMYMGPDGRMYTQTDLAGGTQKGQTWQSMLMPPKRN
- a CDS encoding MCE family protein, producing MKENLTGTLWRLAIYVVVSVLGMFTLVAVFGQLRFQSEKTYKAQFANVSGLEGGNFVRIAGVEVGKVKNITIEPDSTVLVEFTAADRVVLTEGTRAAIRFADLTGGRYVALEEGAGNIRRLSPGGTIPLARTEPALDLDALIGGFRPLFRALDPDQVNKLTGQLIAAFQGQGGTIGSFLTQAAALTNTLADRDQLIGQVIVNLNTVLGSLGGQSGQFARAVDSLSELVAGLEARKQDISNGVAYANAAAGSISDLLAQARPPVKTVVHEADRTATTVLADHDWLERYLDNWPDAFKILNRQGLYGDFFSFYLCDIVLKVNGKGGQPVYIKVAGQASGRCTPR
- a CDS encoding ABC transporter permease, giving the protein MSVVPAPPRFARFSVTLRRWGAGWNRLGSQTAFYAKALSLMWDAVARYKAETLRLIATMSMGIGALAIIGGTVVVVTTLVMSTGSFVGIQLYRSLSDVGVQALSGFASAYINTRFAAPLTAAIGLAATIGAGATAQLGAMRINEEIDALEVMGIRAISYLASTRIVAGVLVTVPLWCLSSLAGYLATRTLVVFGFGQPTGVYDHYFHTYLQPTDLIWSLLQVIATATVVMLVHTYYGFNATGGPAGVGEAVGRSVRASLVVAVTVQLAVAMAAYGVSGDFNLSG
- a CDS encoding TetR/AcrR family transcriptional regulator, with protein sequence MLTAADSCYSDKGPVHTRMGDIARRAGVHRSTVYYYFPSKDALLAASFMRVLTVTLHAVDQCWQTEEPFLTQLVAACMRGIDIARGSPVMRSLIDDHQHVGDAYHAAEGSELWRAKLADALVRRVEAAAAAGDIRRDVPADTLARWIVRINFSLIAEPADPDDGGDEGVLRDLLVASLTPRR
- a CDS encoding MCE family protein; translated protein: MMVLLAAVTLTTLSGCGFRGLNSISLPGTKGGGPGAYTIRAQMPDVQNLQQNSRVRVNDVTVGNVTDIELQGWNALVTMTIDRDVDLPANATATLGQTSLLGSVHVELAPPVGVAPQGKLRNGSLIPLSSAGAYPSTERTLAAVSLLLNGGGLGQIQDITKTLSTAFSGREQDLRNLLNQLDTFVGYLNDQKSDIIAATDHFNNLVGQFADQKPIIDKALKTIPQALTVLKDQRENLSNALDQVGKLSALAADSVNKTKENLIKELKDLGPVLQSLADAGPALTRSLGFLGTFPFPASTLSNWVRGDYANLTAVIDLTLSRLDAGFFTGTRFECNLTELELQWGRTIGQMPSPCTAGSQYNPGNPLVVPYHFDQGR
- a CDS encoding lipoprotein LpqH, which gives rise to MQKLFRNASAIVLVAVSVEACSPSRAAAPPPGTLPPETAQVTINDHALPETHVVKCMPMGSLTAVTIGDAASGTKVVISNESSLAAKSVNISDLGGFTGGYAEDLQGAAEVTLQGHTYTIRGHAEGFNTDNPSLRATGTFTIKVAC
- a CDS encoding virulence factor Mce family protein, whose protein sequence is MAIALIAVLLGGIVTVVRSAAGVGRTTVIGYFANSTGLYNGDNVVVLGVPVGKIEKIEPQPDHVRITFWFNDKYKVPADVKAAILSPSLVTPRSIQLTPAYTGGPVLADHAVIPQQRTAVPVEYDDFRQQLEKLTQVLQPTAPGGTSTLGEFINTAADNLRGRGPDIRNTVIELSQAISALGDHSSDLFSTVKNLSVLVSALHDSSDLLQHLNQNLAAVTGLLANDPSEVANAVRNLNDVVGDVRGFVAENREALGTTTDKLASVTQAVNDSLGDVKQLLHTAPTAFQNFLNIYQPAQGTLTGALAFNNFANTIQFLCGAVEAASRLGAKESAKLCVQYLAPIIKNRQVNFPPLGENLFVGAAARPNEITYSEDWLRPDYVPPHPDSPPTQGDPGPPAAGPAPADTPPPAADAPPPAQAAPTNPADGLRGMMVPSGGAQ
- a CDS encoding MCE family protein, whose product is MKTFSERNPFLIGAIGLGVVFTLMLLSLNYDKLPFFHSDRTYSAYFAEAGGLGSGNHVQISGFRVGQVDSVDLDGPRVLVKFTVARNVRLGERTEAAIKLRTVLGSKVLEVSPRGEGQLSGPIPLERTTSAYQLPDALGDLTATISGLNTDQLSKSLAVLANTFADTPPDLKAAVQGVARFSRTLDERDGQLRTLLRNANKATTVLAERSDEVAKLVRDTNSLLTQLRSQSSALDQISNNLAALARQLKGFIAENRDTMKPALDKLNGVLEIVDKRKENVQKALVGLNKYALGLGESVSSGPFFKAYVVNLFPGQFVQPFIDAAFSDLGLDPNVLLPSQRADPQVGQPGTPPLPMPFPRTGQGGPPRMTLPDAITGNPGDHPCGLGAAGSGPGCYPYREPLPAPPPGGPPPGPPALPGQGAGQSAPLPGPAQPGEGGGLR
- a CDS encoding MlaE family ABC transporter permease — protein: MVVESPGTARLAVGGKPLREVGSYFALTLDVLVQLVHPPFAWREFVHQAWFVARVSIAPTILLSIPFNALSVFIINVLLVEIGAADASGAGAALASVAYIGPITTVLVVAGTGATAICADLGARTIREELDAMRVMGINPVQRLLVPRVLALCLNGLLLNSINTIVGLVGSFFFSVYFQHVTPGAWAASLTLLVKIADVAIAFFKAALFGLVAGTIACYKGVTVGGGPQGVGNAVNETVVYTFMALFVINVVLVAVGTKVTM
- a CDS encoding MCE family protein — translated: MKKLHREAGLPPALWTLILFVAITGLVVLTVAAFNRDLRPYARVTLTSDRSGLIMEPGAKVKLRGVQVGRVTSIHSGDPVTLRLELYPEQLKYIPANVTAQITATTAFGGKYVDLQIPESPSPKRLASGAVVRSRNVTTEVNTVFQNLVAVLNQVDTPKLNAILTALGDGFRGKGAALGQATSDLNEVLGAINPRSETIRADFRALQGFSDTYSAAAHDIVTVLDAASTTSATVSKNARALDSLLLNVVGLSESGINLIGPNKDNLVHGVNLLESTTRLLMKYNPELTCTLLGAKYDSEFFSDVSGGHNGYSVTLDVALLLGDEAYRFPDNLPINGAKGGPGGQPGCGSLPDVSKNFPQRYLVTNTGWGGGLDMRPNPGIGFPGYVDYAPVTRGTPQPPSLRHPGGTAPGPIPYPGAPPYGAPQYAPDGTPLYPGLPPAPPPGRPREAGPPPAGSEPFVPPAPPAVEPTCGVVTQVCDPLPPPPYVPGP